The Caulobacter sp. FWC26 genome contains a region encoding:
- a CDS encoding TonB-dependent receptor yields the protein MGRRTYRGGRLWAAALSAGLAGLAGSSEAAPRLLAGRLSPVVRVQIAAKPLHAALIDFALQAELSLGGDLDACRGQAPALSGRLSVGAALDRLLAGSGCSYSQPDPRTIIIHRLAATPRPAKPAPAATPLGLGEVVITAQRYPNLPGRTPYAISVVSGGALEREAVTSLYDLTSQVAGMTVTNLGPGRDKVLLRGLSDGAFTGQTQSMVALYLDDVPITYSAPDPDLRLADVERVEIMRGPQGTLYGGGSLGGVMRIATRKPDLDRYQASVLAGLGWTQGGGRGDELEAMVNLPLLHGRVALRTVAYRETQDGYIDNRALGLRRINGFERAGVRASLRAALTPGWTLTLGLTQQWIDNDDTQYGLQRLGPKQRDTFVREPHDNDFDHVSLTLTGEGGWGRLTGSVSQLAHDFASRYDATSVSSIYGLGDAASAFDENKGIDLTVAEVTYATPGEHRLHGLVGAFASTGSIRLNTSLHALPAGSPAAYAERRRDTIREIALYGEMTFDATPRLSATAGLRWFDFRFGTDATITQPAGLRQTRPSAEAAGFSPKVLVSYDAKPGLLLYAQAAEGYRPGGFNTAGRIGQVFDAPETPPRRYQADELWNYELGVKLRAFDDRLQGRAAVFFADWESVQSDQYLADGAAYTANIGNGANRGIEAEAAFRVNERLDLRAAALLNDPEVTKLNPAFSTRKDASLPGVSRASASLGFDYHRELAIGPTLRLQGQASYVGGSYLTFEADPAHEMGEYLGLRGVASLTTPGWTLAATLDNPLNSHANSFSFGNPFLITRDQIVTPPRPRTLNVRLTARF from the coding sequence GTGGGGCGCAGGACCTATCGCGGCGGCCGCCTGTGGGCCGCGGCCCTAAGCGCGGGCCTGGCGGGCCTTGCCGGCTCGTCCGAGGCCGCGCCGCGCCTGCTGGCCGGCCGCCTGTCTCCGGTCGTGCGGGTGCAGATCGCCGCCAAGCCGCTGCACGCTGCCCTGATCGATTTCGCCCTGCAGGCCGAGCTTTCTTTGGGCGGCGACCTCGACGCCTGTCGCGGCCAGGCCCCGGCGCTTTCCGGACGCCTGTCAGTCGGGGCGGCGCTCGACCGCCTGCTGGCCGGCAGCGGCTGCAGCTATAGCCAGCCTGATCCGCGCACGATCATCATCCACCGCCTCGCCGCTACGCCGCGGCCGGCCAAACCTGCGCCGGCAGCCACGCCGCTAGGCCTGGGCGAGGTGGTGATCACGGCCCAGCGCTATCCCAACCTGCCCGGCCGCACGCCGTACGCCATCTCGGTGGTGTCAGGCGGCGCGCTGGAACGCGAGGCAGTCACCAGCCTCTACGACCTGACCAGCCAGGTCGCGGGGATGACCGTGACCAACCTGGGACCCGGACGCGACAAGGTGCTGCTGCGCGGCCTATCGGACGGCGCCTTCACCGGCCAGACCCAGTCGATGGTGGCGCTCTATCTGGACGATGTGCCGATCACCTACAGCGCGCCGGACCCGGACCTGCGGCTGGCCGATGTCGAGCGGGTGGAGATCATGCGTGGGCCACAGGGGACGCTCTATGGCGGCGGCTCGCTGGGGGGCGTGATGCGGATCGCCACCCGAAAGCCCGATCTCGACCGCTACCAGGCCAGCGTTCTGGCTGGCCTTGGCTGGACTCAGGGCGGTGGCCGCGGTGACGAGTTGGAGGCGATGGTCAACCTCCCGCTCCTTCACGGCCGCGTGGCGTTAAGAACCGTGGCCTATCGCGAGACGCAGGACGGCTACATCGACAATCGCGCCTTGGGTCTGCGCCGCATTAACGGTTTCGAGCGCGCGGGCGTCCGCGCCAGTCTGCGCGCGGCCCTGACGCCAGGCTGGACATTGACGCTGGGCCTCACCCAGCAATGGATCGACAACGATGACACTCAGTACGGCTTGCAGCGGTTGGGCCCCAAGCAGCGCGACACGTTCGTACGCGAGCCGCACGACAACGATTTCGACCACGTCTCCCTGACCCTGACGGGCGAAGGCGGCTGGGGACGTCTGACCGGCTCGGTGTCGCAATTGGCGCATGACTTCGCCAGCCGCTACGACGCCACCTCGGTCTCGTCGATCTACGGCCTGGGCGATGCGGCCTCGGCGTTCGATGAGAATAAGGGCATCGATCTGACCGTGGCCGAAGTCACCTACGCCACGCCGGGCGAGCACCGTCTGCACGGCCTGGTCGGGGCTTTCGCCTCGACGGGCTCGATCCGGCTGAACACCAGCCTGCACGCCCTGCCCGCCGGCTCGCCCGCCGCCTATGCCGAGCGGCGGCGCGACACTATCCGCGAGATCGCGCTCTACGGCGAGATGACGTTCGACGCCACGCCGCGCCTCTCTGCGACAGCCGGCCTGCGCTGGTTCGATTTCCGATTCGGTACCGACGCGACGATCACCCAGCCTGCCGGCCTACGCCAGACGCGCCCGTCGGCGGAAGCCGCAGGCTTCTCGCCCAAGGTCCTGGTCAGCTACGACGCCAAGCCCGGCCTGCTGCTCTATGCCCAGGCCGCCGAGGGTTATCGGCCCGGCGGCTTCAACACCGCCGGCCGCATCGGCCAAGTCTTCGACGCGCCCGAAACCCCGCCGCGCCGCTACCAGGCCGATGAACTCTGGAACTACGAGCTGGGCGTCAAGCTGCGGGCGTTCGACGATCGTCTGCAGGGCCGCGCGGCGGTGTTCTTCGCCGATTGGGAGTCGGTGCAGAGCGACCAGTACCTGGCCGACGGCGCGGCCTATACCGCCAACATCGGCAACGGCGCCAACCGCGGGATCGAGGCCGAGGCGGCGTTTCGGGTCAACGAGCGACTGGACCTGCGCGCAGCGGCTCTGCTCAACGATCCGGAGGTCACCAAGCTCAACCCCGCCTTCAGCACGCGCAAGGACGCCAGCCTTCCTGGCGTGTCGCGGGCCTCGGCCAGTCTCGGCTTCGACTATCATCGCGAGCTGGCGATCGGCCCGACGCTGCGGCTCCAGGGCCAGGCGTCCTATGTCGGCGGGTCCTACCTGACCTTCGAAGCCGATCCCGCCCACGAGATGGGCGAGTATCTGGGCCTGCGGGGCGTGGCCAGCCTGACCACACCGGGCTGGACGCTGGCGGCGACGCTGGACAATCCCTTGAACAGTCATGCCAACAGCTTCTCGTTCGGCAACCCGTTCCTGATCACTCGCGACCAGATCGTCACCCCGCCGAGGCCCCGGACCCTGAACGTGCGCCTGACGGCCCGCTTCTAA